In Halorubrum sp. PV6, a single window of DNA contains:
- a CDS encoding carbohydrate kinase family protein has product MTDILVAGETLVDLLPNPGETLHDVDGFTHRPGGAPANVAVGLSRLGATPAFWTRLGDDPFGDFLRETLDREGVDDALARRVDGNTALGVVSPPGVDDRRFRFYGSRDVTFGFEPDAVPTDALATASWVHLGGVALTRPTGRRAMRELAAAAAERGCTVSFDVNYRPDLVPAGDRDAVVDAIRDILGDADVAFASDEDVAATGISADEGPELASDLLTHGPHTAVVTLGAAGAVAASSPAAPWGETTARHDGFRVDAVDATGAGDAFTAGLVALLSGVTDADSPALDGALAFANATAALSVGERGGMTALPDREAVEAFLAARR; this is encoded by the coding sequence ATGACTGACATCCTCGTCGCCGGCGAGACGCTCGTCGACCTGCTCCCGAACCCCGGTGAGACGCTCCACGACGTGGACGGCTTCACGCACCGACCGGGCGGCGCCCCGGCAAACGTCGCGGTCGGGCTCTCGCGGCTCGGCGCGACCCCGGCGTTCTGGACCCGCCTCGGCGACGACCCCTTCGGCGACTTCCTCCGGGAGACGCTCGACCGGGAGGGCGTCGACGACGCGCTCGCGAGGCGGGTCGACGGCAACACCGCGCTCGGCGTGGTCTCGCCGCCGGGCGTCGACGACCGACGCTTCCGGTTTTACGGCTCGCGAGACGTGACGTTCGGCTTCGAGCCCGACGCGGTCCCGACCGACGCGCTGGCGACCGCCTCGTGGGTCCACCTCGGCGGCGTCGCCCTCACCCGCCCGACGGGCCGGCGCGCGATGCGCGAGCTGGCGGCCGCGGCCGCCGAGCGGGGCTGTACGGTCTCGTTCGACGTGAACTACCGACCGGACCTGGTCCCGGCGGGGGACCGCGACGCCGTGGTCGACGCGATCCGCGACATCCTCGGCGACGCCGACGTGGCCTTCGCGAGCGACGAGGACGTGGCCGCGACCGGCATCTCCGCGGACGAGGGGCCGGAACTGGCGAGCGATCTGTTAACCCACGGCCCGCACACGGCGGTCGTCACGCTCGGCGCCGCGGGCGCGGTCGCGGCGAGTTCCCCGGCGGCGCCGTGGGGGGAGACGACCGCCCGACACGACGGGTTCCGCGTCGACGCGGTCGACGCGACCGGCGCCGGCGACGCGTTCACCGCGGGGCTGGTGGCGCTCCTGTCGGGGGTGACCGACGCCGACTCCCCGGCCCTCGACGGCGCGCTCGCGTTCGCCAACGCGACGGCCGCGCTCTCCGTGGGGGAGCGCGGCGGCATGACGGCGCTGCCGGACCGCGAGGCGGTCGAGGCGTTCCTCGCGGCGCGGCGGTAG
- a CDS encoding DHH family phosphoesterase encodes MDDELIDEGNVPRSRYTRLPGKGFFYPDSLDEERAERRAREAIEGSEAVVIADGDADGLACAAMVREAYDAALDPDSFEAAIAARLDDGAGAGEGDAADEAGDGDESRDADDTEDAHAESAVGLVAAGPYSIDTSLERVLAYADDDIDLFVCDLCPDDYEWIAEPLEALAETTASIRWFDHHQWDDETAAAVRDLGVDLVVGESDEECTADVALRSLDHEFDDRWSELATVTRDHDLWIKADPRSDDLADYSYWAGSEEYATIVGAYGADLPETVQSFVADRRVEKQARIDAAVDRAVTHEVDEWSVAVTYGRCSQNEVAESLRERGADAAVIVKPAGSASIRGSEEFQHAHEVAGKVNGGGHPQAAGCKPDIYDDMLDYAQHWTTEGQACKRVILAAFEAVADEVADGDATDAE; translated from the coding sequence ATGGACGACGAACTCATCGACGAGGGGAACGTTCCCCGTTCGCGGTACACGCGGCTGCCCGGCAAGGGCTTCTTCTATCCGGACTCGCTCGACGAGGAGCGCGCCGAGCGACGCGCACGCGAAGCCATCGAGGGGAGCGAAGCCGTCGTGATCGCCGACGGCGACGCCGACGGCCTCGCCTGTGCGGCGATGGTCCGCGAGGCGTACGACGCCGCGCTCGACCCCGACTCCTTCGAGGCCGCCATCGCCGCCCGGCTCGACGATGGGGCGGGAGCGGGTGAGGGAGACGCCGCCGACGAGGCCGGCGACGGCGACGAATCGCGGGACGCCGACGACACCGAGGACGCGCACGCCGAGTCCGCGGTCGGGCTGGTCGCCGCCGGGCCGTACTCCATCGACACGTCGCTTGAACGCGTGCTCGCGTACGCCGACGACGATATCGATCTGTTCGTCTGTGACCTCTGTCCCGACGACTACGAGTGGATCGCGGAGCCGCTGGAGGCGCTCGCGGAGACGACCGCCTCGATCCGGTGGTTCGACCACCACCAGTGGGACGACGAGACGGCGGCGGCCGTCCGCGACCTCGGCGTCGATCTCGTGGTCGGCGAGTCCGACGAGGAGTGTACCGCCGACGTGGCGCTCCGCTCGCTCGATCACGAGTTCGACGACCGCTGGAGCGAACTCGCGACCGTGACCCGCGATCACGACCTCTGGATCAAGGCGGACCCCCGCTCCGACGATCTGGCCGACTACTCGTACTGGGCCGGCAGCGAGGAGTACGCGACGATCGTGGGCGCGTACGGCGCCGACCTCCCCGAGACCGTCCAGTCGTTCGTCGCCGATCGGCGCGTCGAGAAGCAGGCCCGGATCGACGCCGCCGTCGACCGAGCCGTCACCCACGAGGTCGACGAGTGGAGCGTCGCCGTAACCTACGGTCGCTGTTCCCAGAACGAAGTCGCCGAGTCGCTCCGCGAGCGGGGCGCCGACGCCGCCGTGATCGTCAAACCCGCCGGCTCGGCGTCGATCCGCGGCTCCGAGGAGTTCCAGCACGCTCACGAGGTCGCCGGGAAGGTGAACGGCGGCGGCCACCCGCAGGCGGCCGGCTGCAAGCCCGACATCTACGACGACATGCTCGACTACGCACAGCACTGGACGACCGAGGGACAGGCCTGCAAGCGCGTCATCCTCGCGGCGTTCGAGGCGGTCGCGGACGAGGTCGCGGACGGCGACGCGACCGACGCGGAGTAG
- a CDS encoding universal stress protein, giving the protein MFDTIVVATDGSDSVRRAVEVAIDVAVRFDAEVHAVYVVDSGEVESTPDEVRDDLREALDDRGAAAIDQVTDAATAHDADISISTEVREGRPAAEISDYARGVDADVVAMGTRGRHGENRFLIGSVAERVVRTCPIPVLTVRQLTDEDPRRTTI; this is encoded by the coding sequence ATGTTCGACACGATCGTGGTCGCGACCGACGGCTCCGACAGCGTCCGCCGGGCCGTCGAGGTCGCGATCGACGTCGCCGTGCGGTTCGACGCGGAGGTTCACGCCGTCTACGTCGTTGACAGCGGCGAGGTCGAGTCCACGCCCGACGAGGTCCGCGACGACCTCCGCGAGGCGCTCGACGACCGCGGCGCGGCGGCGATCGACCAAGTGACCGACGCCGCGACAGCCCACGACGCCGACATCTCCATCTCGACCGAGGTTCGCGAGGGCCGGCCGGCCGCCGAAATCTCCGACTACGCGCGCGGTGTCGACGCCGACGTGGTCGCGATGGGCACCCGCGGCAGACACGGGGAGAACCGATTCCTCATCGGCTCGGTCGCCGAGCGCGTCGTCCGGACCTGTCCGATCCCCGTCCTCACCGTCCGCCAACTCACCGACGAGGACCCGCGGCGGACGACGATCTGA
- a CDS encoding type IV pilin N-terminal domain-containing protein: protein MDSRAQSTVVATVLLVAIVFIVGGTIFVAGSNTVGDTPRTAPSTALNLDMNSSSLVFTHLSGESLNASDTVVVLNGNDGNTERIRLSDAVDSDADGRLTVGESVTLLYTASASSYTVYLVDEASKQPIGNWRRTVSVLGVDLGTNGGGLKASGDVNPGSDNGTATVSQNGRTVKIKGNQWAQTDKSYTITPDTTLSVTFESDVVCEIHAVGFAEGQDESRMIRLAGTQNWGTNVTDLGEPYYQEGSGRVRYQIPIGEYYDDEGQLTGGELTAELVLTNDCDDQSGLVDGTNDPEDVESTYSGIDVST, encoded by the coding sequence ATGGATTCGAGGGCACAGTCGACCGTCGTCGCCACGGTGCTCCTCGTGGCGATCGTGTTCATTGTCGGTGGGACCATCTTCGTTGCCGGGTCCAACACGGTCGGCGACACGCCGCGTACCGCGCCGAGTACGGCGCTCAATCTCGACATGAACAGCTCGTCGCTCGTGTTCACCCATCTGTCGGGCGAGTCGCTCAACGCGAGCGACACCGTCGTCGTTTTAAATGGCAACGACGGGAACACGGAGCGGATTCGGCTGTCCGACGCGGTTGACAGCGACGCCGACGGCCGCCTGACCGTCGGTGAGAGCGTCACGCTGCTGTACACCGCGTCTGCCAGTTCGTACACGGTGTACCTGGTGGACGAGGCGAGCAAGCAGCCGATCGGAAACTGGCGGCGCACCGTCTCGGTTCTCGGTGTCGACCTGGGGACGAACGGTGGGGGGCTCAAAGCGTCGGGAGACGTCAACCCAGGCAGTGATAATGGGACTGCCACGGTATCGCAGAACGGACGGACAGTCAAAATAAAGGGGAACCAATGGGCCCAAACTGACAAATCCTACACAATAACGCCGGACACGACGCTGTCTGTGACGTTCGAAAGCGACGTGGTCTGTGAGATTCATGCGGTCGGGTTTGCCGAAGGACAAGACGAAAGCCGGATGATCCGCCTTGCGGGCACCCAAAATTGGGGAACGAACGTGACGGACCTCGGTGAGCCGTACTATCAGGAAGGCTCCGGACGGGTCCGCTATCAGATTCCGATCGGGGAGTACTACGATGACGAGGGGCAGTTGACCGGCGGCGAACTCACCGCAGAGTTGGTGTTGACGAACGACTGCGATGACCAGAGCGGTCTCGTGGATGGGACGAACGATCCAGAAGACGTAGAGTCGACGTACAGCGGAATCGACGTGTCGACGTAG
- a CDS encoding heme-binding protein — MVEAPQTEEGWFALHDFRSIDWDAWRDAPESERERAIEEGEAFLQHRELVADAEEGDSGLFSVVGHKADLLFVHFRPTLDDVSSIERRFEDTALAKFTERTTSYVSVTEVSGYVSDEYFTEPESVDEGLKRYIEGKMRPEIPDDEYVCFYPMSKRRGEEYNWYDLSFEDRADLMAGHGEVGKEYAGKIKQVIASSVGFDSHEWGVTLFGSDPTDIKDIVYEMRFDPASSRYGEFGEFYIGRRFPPADLGAYLAGETVPTPDGDADGAHGHAHEEGGHHGDGHGGEHAHGGAGGSAHGDHPHAESEAGGEGDHPHGDDEAGGEGDDDDDIRGELADLDIYAGKPHGEDVYATVLYSEADEDELFDEVEGLRGNFDHYGTHVKTAVYEGRVTDRAAVVSIWETASAAETAAGFLSELPGIVARAGEESGFGTMGMFYTVKPEHQGDFTDTFDDVGDVLAEMDGHVETDLMMNVEDENDMFIASQWQAKEDAMGFFGSDEFRETVQWGREVLADRPRHVFLA; from the coding sequence ATGGTCGAGGCACCACAGACCGAGGAAGGGTGGTTCGCGCTGCACGACTTCCGGTCTATCGACTGGGACGCGTGGCGCGACGCCCCCGAGAGCGAGCGAGAACGGGCGATCGAGGAGGGCGAGGCCTTCCTACAACACCGCGAACTGGTCGCCGACGCCGAGGAGGGCGACTCCGGGCTGTTCTCGGTGGTGGGCCACAAAGCCGACCTCCTCTTCGTCCACTTCCGCCCGACGCTCGACGACGTGTCGTCGATCGAGCGCCGGTTCGAGGACACCGCGCTCGCGAAGTTCACGGAGCGAACGACCTCCTACGTCTCCGTCACCGAGGTCTCCGGCTACGTCTCGGACGAGTACTTCACCGAGCCGGAGTCGGTCGACGAGGGGCTCAAACGCTACATCGAAGGGAAGATGCGCCCGGAGATTCCCGACGACGAGTACGTCTGCTTCTACCCGATGAGCAAGCGGCGCGGCGAGGAGTACAACTGGTACGACCTCTCCTTCGAGGACCGCGCCGACCTGATGGCCGGGCACGGCGAGGTCGGCAAGGAGTACGCCGGGAAGATCAAGCAGGTTATCGCCTCCTCCGTCGGCTTCGACAGCCACGAGTGGGGCGTCACGCTGTTCGGCTCGGACCCGACGGACATCAAGGACATCGTCTACGAGATGCGCTTCGACCCCGCCTCCTCGCGCTACGGCGAGTTCGGCGAGTTCTACATCGGGCGGCGGTTCCCGCCCGCCGATCTGGGCGCCTACCTCGCGGGCGAGACGGTCCCGACGCCGGACGGCGACGCCGACGGCGCTCACGGCCACGCACACGAGGAAGGCGGGCACCACGGCGACGGTCACGGCGGGGAACACGCCCACGGCGGCGCCGGCGGCTCGGCCCACGGCGACCACCCGCACGCGGAAAGCGAGGCGGGCGGCGAGGGGGACCACCCGCACGGTGACGACGAAGCGGGCGGCGAGGGCGACGACGACGACGACATCCGCGGTGAACTCGCGGATCTGGACATCTACGCCGGCAAGCCGCACGGCGAGGACGTGTACGCGACCGTCCTCTACAGCGAGGCCGACGAGGACGAGCTGTTCGACGAGGTCGAGGGGCTCCGCGGCAACTTCGACCACTACGGCACGCACGTGAAGACGGCGGTGTACGAGGGGCGCGTGACGGACCGCGCCGCCGTCGTCTCCATCTGGGAGACGGCCTCCGCGGCCGAGACCGCGGCGGGCTTCCTCTCGGAACTGCCGGGCATCGTCGCCCGCGCGGGCGAGGAGTCCGGCTTCGGGACGATGGGGATGTTCTACACCGTCAAGCCCGAACACCAGGGCGACTTCACCGACACCTTCGACGACGTGGGCGACGTCCTCGCCGAGATGGATGGTCACGTCGAGACCGACCTGATGATGAACGTCGAAGACGAAAACGACATGTTCATCGCCAGCCAGTGGCAGGCGAAGGAGGACGCCATGGGATTCTTCGGCTCCGACGAGTTCCGCGAGACCGTCCAGTGGGGCCGCGAAGTGCTCGCCGACCGACCGCGACACGTCTTCTTAGCGTAA
- a CDS encoding SDR family oxidoreductase has protein sequence MRVLVTGAAGGIGGGVVGTLAAAGHEVIGLDRDADGLAALPDSVETHALDLRDGAAVAELLSDRDLDRVVSCVGGYEIAAVEDTTPDAFRRQLDTNLTAVHTVVRAALPALRERSGRAVVVGSMVGSTALPYHGAYSAAKAGLRGYVDALRREVEPHGVTVAFVEPGPVPTGFNERAAAGITERRADADGPYADAYRDFEGYAPAATDRETVVEAVADAVTTDRPRAVTRVSRRARWLPRFAAVIPDRLYDRLVRAGLPGGVLGRLIDR, from the coding sequence ATGCGCGTCCTCGTGACCGGAGCGGCCGGCGGCATCGGCGGCGGCGTGGTCGGAACCCTCGCGGCCGCCGGTCACGAGGTGATCGGCCTCGACCGCGACGCCGACGGGCTGGCCGCCCTCCCCGACTCCGTGGAGACGCACGCGCTCGACTTGCGGGACGGCGCCGCGGTCGCGGAGCTGCTCTCCGACCGCGACCTCGACCGCGTCGTCTCCTGCGTCGGCGGGTACGAGATCGCCGCGGTCGAGGACACCACGCCGGACGCCTTCCGCCGGCAACTCGACACGAACCTGACCGCGGTCCACACCGTCGTCCGGGCCGCGCTCCCCGCGCTCCGCGAGCGGTCCGGGCGAGCGGTCGTCGTCGGGTCGATGGTCGGCTCGACCGCGCTCCCCTATCACGGCGCCTACAGCGCCGCGAAGGCCGGCCTGCGCGGGTACGTCGACGCGCTCCGCCGCGAGGTCGAACCGCACGGCGTGACCGTCGCGTTCGTCGAGCCCGGCCCGGTCCCGACCGGGTTCAACGAGCGCGCGGCCGCGGGGATCACGGAGCGGCGGGCGGACGCCGACGGGCCCTACGCCGACGCCTACCGCGACTTCGAGGGGTACGCGCCGGCCGCGACCGACCGCGAGACCGTGGTCGAGGCGGTCGCTGACGCGGTGACGACCGATCGCCCGCGGGCCGTTACCCGAGTGAGCCGGCGGGCGCGCTGGCTCCCGCGCTTCGCGGCCGTGATCCCGGACCGGCTCTACGACCGGCTGGTTCGCGCCGGGCTGCCGGGCGGGGTCCTCGGTCGGCTGATCGACCGCTAA
- a CDS encoding GTP cyclohydrolase III: MTTTQVTLVQIDNYGPWTVTPEPRREMDLQTLQSRLFADVAQFVGPRDAYVFSTRYDNMIAVTNGLDGAAHAALQESVGNRYPVTVSLGTGVAERPIDALESANRLIQTEGSAQDETRSEVLAGDYLTETTPSDLQIAHFDVVDVTGKYTDRGNEFDTFLAVERAYGSLARYLRERHGALSFFVGGDNVVAVCPDLPETAFADAVAHVADDADIELQVGVGRGASAHEAGFAAKHALEACRDDGTSVELAGAPVLSD, encoded by the coding sequence GTGACGACGACTCAGGTGACGCTGGTCCAGATCGACAACTACGGGCCGTGGACGGTGACGCCGGAGCCCAGACGGGAGATGGACCTCCAGACGCTCCAGTCGCGACTCTTCGCCGACGTGGCCCAGTTCGTCGGTCCGCGGGACGCCTACGTCTTCTCCACCCGCTACGACAACATGATCGCCGTGACGAACGGCCTCGACGGCGCGGCTCACGCGGCGCTCCAAGAGTCGGTCGGGAACCGCTACCCGGTGACCGTCAGCCTCGGCACCGGCGTCGCCGAACGACCGATAGACGCCTTGGAGTCTGCGAACCGCCTGATCCAGACCGAGGGAAGCGCACAAGACGAGACCCGAAGCGAGGTGCTCGCCGGCGACTATCTTACCGAGACCACGCCGTCGGACCTCCAGATCGCGCACTTCGACGTGGTCGACGTGACCGGGAAGTACACCGACCGCGGCAACGAGTTCGACACGTTCCTCGCCGTCGAACGCGCGTACGGGTCGCTGGCGCGGTACCTCCGCGAGCGCCACGGCGCCCTCTCGTTTTTCGTCGGCGGTGACAACGTCGTCGCCGTCTGTCCGGATCTGCCCGAAACTGCCTTCGCCGACGCTGTCGCGCACGTCGCCGACGACGCCGACATCGAGCTACAGGTCGGCGTCGGTCGCGGCGCCTCGGCTCACGAGGCCGGCTTCGCGGCCAAACACGCTCTCGAAGCCTGTCGCGACGACGGCACGAGCGTCGAACTCGCCGGCGCGCCGGTTCTCAGCGACTGA
- a CDS encoding HAD-IIA family hydrolase — protein MEFSGAVLDVDGTVVRGDEPIPGAPAGYRRLREAGVETLFVSNNPTKAPPAYVDRLGAAGYDADADQVFTAGAVTTRYLRAHHADDDLLCIGEAGLLDQFAAAGLATTDDVDEADALVASIDREFGYEDLCTALWALERGIPFIGTDPDVVIPAPDRDVPGSGAVINAIAGVAEREPDAVLGKPSDTAIEMVRERLPYPPEECLVVGDRLDTDIALGERAGMTTALVLSGVTDEAAVAAADVSPDHVLEDLGDVDRLLG, from the coding sequence ATGGAGTTCAGCGGCGCCGTCTTGGACGTGGACGGCACGGTCGTGCGAGGCGACGAGCCGATACCGGGCGCGCCGGCGGGGTACCGGCGGCTCCGCGAGGCCGGGGTCGAGACGCTGTTCGTCTCGAACAACCCAACGAAGGCGCCGCCGGCGTACGTCGACCGGCTGGGCGCCGCCGGCTACGACGCCGACGCGGACCAGGTGTTCACCGCCGGCGCCGTCACGACGCGCTACCTGCGCGCGCACCACGCGGACGACGACCTGCTGTGTATCGGCGAGGCCGGACTGCTCGACCAGTTCGCGGCGGCCGGGCTCGCGACGACCGACGACGTCGACGAGGCGGACGCGCTCGTCGCGTCCATCGACCGCGAGTTCGGCTACGAGGACCTCTGTACGGCCCTGTGGGCGCTCGAAAGGGGAATTCCGTTCATCGGCACCGACCCCGACGTCGTCATCCCCGCGCCCGACCGCGACGTGCCGGGGTCCGGGGCCGTCATCAACGCCATCGCCGGAGTCGCGGAGCGCGAACCGGACGCGGTCCTCGGGAAGCCCTCGGACACCGCCATCGAGATGGTTCGCGAGCGCCTGCCGTATCCCCCGGAGGAGTGTCTCGTCGTGGGCGACCGCCTCGACACCGACATCGCGCTCGGCGAGCGCGCCGGGATGACCACGGCGCTCGTCCTCTCCGGCGTCACCGACGAGGCCGCCGTCGCGGCGGCGGACGTCTCTCCGGACCACGTGCTCGAAGACCTCGGCGACGTCGACCGGCTGCTCGGGTGA
- a CDS encoding DUF92 domain-containing protein yields the protein MIRRLRRASVFAAVSAVAVLAPALGDAAAVPFLAVAGLAFFGVRDGEWFETLALPGDREEERLYGFVAFAVAAGGLALFASLPRAPLPHEAFAAAALAVGVGRLGRTVAAGRTDDEFTLVASYVGAGTAGAAAGQVGVRLQTEGSGLVGGLPEVAFLAAVAALAAALVRSLVFDRDAHITMILVAFAVWGFIWLDPAVTVPLVAFGLAVSGGLGYVSFALGTASVPGMLTGVLSALLAVVLGGLGWFATLISFYAIGGLASKYRFDEKASRGVAQENEGARGTGNVLANSAVALAALVGYAGTAHVDVPGALFALAFAGATATAMADTLSSEIGGLYDGPRLITTLRRVEPGTDGAVTWQGELAGIAGAALVAALAGLWMPIGGAVLGGALVVLAGLAGMTVDSLLGALIEGDRVGNQAVNFLATLSGAAVAVVAAVALGVGV from the coding sequence GTGATACGGAGGCTTCGACGGGCGAGTGTCTTCGCCGCGGTGTCGGCGGTCGCCGTTCTCGCGCCGGCTCTCGGCGACGCCGCAGCCGTGCCGTTCCTCGCCGTCGCCGGCCTCGCCTTCTTCGGCGTCCGCGACGGCGAGTGGTTCGAGACGCTCGCGCTGCCGGGAGACCGCGAGGAGGAACGCCTCTACGGATTCGTCGCGTTCGCGGTCGCCGCCGGCGGCCTCGCGCTGTTCGCGTCCCTCCCCCGCGCGCCGCTCCCGCACGAGGCGTTTGCCGCCGCGGCCCTCGCGGTCGGCGTCGGACGGCTCGGCCGCACCGTCGCCGCCGGGCGCACCGACGACGAGTTCACGCTCGTGGCGAGTTACGTCGGCGCCGGGACGGCCGGGGCCGCCGCCGGACAGGTCGGCGTGCGGCTCCAGACGGAGGGGTCGGGACTCGTCGGCGGGCTTCCGGAGGTCGCCTTCCTCGCCGCCGTGGCCGCGCTCGCGGCGGCGCTCGTCAGGTCGCTCGTCTTCGACCGGGACGCGCACATCACGATGATCCTCGTCGCGTTCGCGGTCTGGGGGTTCATCTGGCTCGACCCGGCGGTCACGGTCCCGCTCGTCGCCTTCGGGTTGGCGGTGAGCGGGGGGCTCGGCTACGTCTCGTTCGCGCTCGGGACGGCCTCGGTCCCCGGAATGCTGACGGGCGTGTTGTCGGCGCTGCTCGCCGTCGTCCTCGGCGGGCTCGGCTGGTTCGCCACCCTCATCTCCTTTTACGCCATCGGCGGGCTGGCCTCGAAGTACCGCTTCGACGAGAAGGCGAGCCGGGGCGTCGCACAGGAGAACGAGGGCGCCCGCGGCACCGGGAACGTGCTGGCCAACTCCGCGGTCGCGCTCGCCGCGCTCGTCGGCTACGCGGGGACCGCCCACGTCGACGTGCCGGGCGCGCTCTTCGCGCTCGCCTTCGCCGGGGCGACCGCGACCGCGATGGCCGACACGCTGTCGTCCGAGATCGGGGGACTGTACGACGGTCCCCGGCTGATAACGACCCTGCGCCGCGTCGAACCGGGCACCGACGGCGCGGTGACGTGGCAGGGCGAACTGGCCGGAATCGCGGGCGCGGCCCTCGTCGCCGCCCTCGCCGGGCTCTGGATGCCGATCGGCGGGGCGGTCCTCGGCGGCGCGCTCGTCGTCCTCGCCGGCCTCGCCGGGATGACCGTCGACAGCCTCCTCGGCGCGCTGATCGAGGGGGACCGCGTCGGGAACCAGGCGGTGAACTTCCTCGCGACGCTCTCGGGCGCCGCCGTCGCGGTCGTCGCCGCGGTCGCGCTCGGCGTGGGGGTGTGA
- a CDS encoding GNAT family N-acetyltransferase translates to MTDGSAGGRGDDGRATDPRVRAARPGDADRIRELQSHLRQPNADLLEYGLAVGSALVSVADGRAVGYLLPVDAPNRPGVHLAELVVDPDYRREGRARGLLAAVIDDATGPVTLQAHPDNDAALSLYESLSFAVVDRRADAYADGDALVLRRG, encoded by the coding sequence ATGACGGACGGGTCAGCCGGCGGCCGCGGCGACGACGGCCGCGCGACGGATCCGAGAGTCCGCGCCGCGCGGCCGGGCGACGCCGACCGCATCCGGGAGCTCCAGTCGCACCTCCGACAGCCGAACGCGGACCTGTTGGAGTACGGGCTCGCGGTCGGCTCGGCGCTCGTCAGCGTCGCCGACGGGCGGGCGGTCGGCTACCTGCTCCCGGTCGACGCGCCGAACCGCCCCGGCGTCCACCTCGCGGAGCTCGTCGTCGATCCGGACTACCGCCGAGAGGGACGCGCCCGCGGGCTGCTCGCCGCCGTCATCGACGACGCGACCGGCCCCGTGACGCTGCAGGCGCACCCGGACAACGACGCCGCGCTCTCGCTGTACGAGTCGCTGTCGTTCGCGGTCGTCGACCGGCGGGCCGACGCGTACGCCGACGGCGACGCGCTGGTGTTGCGGCGGGGGTAG
- the hisI gene encoding phosphoribosyl-AMP cyclohydrolase, translated as MTDADAGQDAIEVDFGEDGLVPAIAQDADSGEVLMLAYVSPAALERTRETGEAHYYSRSRDELWHKGGSSGHTQEVREVRVDCDADTLLYLVDQNVGACHTGHRSCFYRTVDGEHVGDRVFDPDEVY; from the coding sequence ATGACCGACGCCGACGCGGGGCAGGACGCGATCGAGGTCGACTTCGGCGAGGACGGCCTCGTCCCGGCGATCGCACAGGACGCCGACTCGGGCGAGGTGCTGATGCTCGCGTACGTCTCGCCGGCGGCGCTCGAACGGACCCGCGAGACGGGCGAGGCCCACTACTACTCGCGGTCGCGCGACGAGCTGTGGCACAAGGGCGGCTCCTCCGGCCACACCCAGGAGGTGCGCGAGGTGCGGGTCGACTGCGACGCCGACACGCTCCTCTACCTCGTCGACCAGAACGTGGGGGCGTGTCACACGGGGCACCGCTCGTGCTTCTACCGCACCGTCGACGGCGAGCACGTCGGCGACCGGGTGTTCGACCCGGACGAGGTGTACTGA
- a CDS encoding sugar O-acetyltransferase, whose amino-acid sequence MPTETERMLAGDPYDPSAPELVADRARARDLARRYNATSEAAERRRETLLRRLFDEVGDDPVVHPTFRCDYGYTVAVGDDFFANYGCVFLDANAVTFGDRCMLGPGVQVYTSTHPLNPAERAAGRERAEPVSVGDDVWIGGNAVLNPGVRVDDGAVVGSGAVVTDDVPDRVVVGGNPARVIREIE is encoded by the coding sequence ATGCCCACGGAGACGGAGCGGATGCTCGCCGGAGACCCGTACGACCCGAGCGCGCCGGAGCTGGTCGCCGACCGAGCGCGCGCCCGCGACCTCGCCCGGCGGTACAACGCGACGAGCGAGGCGGCCGAGAGACGCCGCGAAACGCTGCTTCGACGGCTGTTCGACGAGGTCGGCGACGACCCGGTCGTCCACCCCACCTTCCGGTGTGACTACGGCTACACCGTCGCCGTCGGCGACGACTTCTTCGCGAACTACGGCTGCGTGTTCCTCGACGCGAACGCGGTCACGTTCGGCGACCGCTGTATGCTCGGACCGGGCGTGCAGGTGTACACGTCGACGCATCCGCTCAACCCGGCGGAGCGCGCGGCGGGCCGCGAGCGCGCCGAGCCGGTGAGCGTCGGCGACGACGTGTGGATCGGGGGGAACGCGGTGCTCAATCCGGGGGTGCGCGTCGACGACGGCGCCGTGGTCGGGTCGGGCGCGGTCGTCACGGACGACGTGCCGGACCGCGTCGTCGTCGGGGGGAATCCGGCGCGGGTGATCCGCGAAATCGAGTGA